The following proteins are encoded in a genomic region of Magnolia sinica isolate HGM2019 chromosome 1, MsV1, whole genome shotgun sequence:
- the LOC131224832 gene encoding uncharacterized protein LOC131224832: MARFLLLCLLLAHVFKSLAVEHEPNQKFQPLVESKEPIISAPPTSSATIGHELETEPGVAEAPGNRRLGKHHHTDKSVAGAGVILGGLATAIIATVFCYIRVTRRRNGEN; encoded by the coding sequence ATGGCTAGATTTCTTCTCCTTTGCTTGCTCTTAGCCCATGTTTTCAAGTCCTTAGCTGTGGAACATGAACCCAATCAGAAGTTTCAGCCCCTGGTCGAGTCCAAAGAGCCTATTATCTCAGCCCCACCCACCTCAAGTGCAACCATCGGTCATGAGCTGGAAACTGAGCCAGGAGTCGCCGAGGCACCCGGAAATCGACGGTTGGGCAAGCACCATCATACGGACAAGTCGGTCGCCGGTGCAGGTGTGATCCTTGGCGGGCTTGCGACGGCTATCATCGCCACTGTCTTTTGTTACATTCGGGTCACCAGACGAAGAAATGGGGAGAATTAG